In Halopseudomonas nanhaiensis, a single window of DNA contains:
- a CDS encoding P-II family nitrogen regulator: protein MSMPTRTLLTIICEAPLESRLLRDLEQHGAPGWTISDARGRGSRGVRSAGWDNDGNIRVEVICTHEIAEQIAHHVQEKYYANFAMVCFLSEVEVLRPQKFQSRS, encoded by the coding sequence ATGAGCATGCCTACCCGTACCCTGTTGACCATCATCTGTGAAGCCCCGCTGGAATCGCGTCTGCTGCGCGACCTCGAGCAGCACGGCGCCCCGGGCTGGACAATCTCCGATGCGCGGGGGCGAGGAAGTCGGGGCGTACGCAGCGCCGGCTGGGACAATGACGGCAACATCCGAGTGGAAGTGATCTGCACGCACGAGATCGCCGAGCAGATTGCCCATCACGTGCAGGAAAAGTATTACGCCAACTTCGCCATGGTGTGCTTTCTGTCGGAGGTCGAAGTCCTGCGTCCGCAGAAGTTCCAGTCCAGAAGCTGA